The genomic stretch TGCAGTTACTGCAAGATGTGGTGGGACGTAACCCGTTATTGCAGGAAGTAGAAATATATCGCGTGGGAGTGCGATCGCTTGCTAAAATTCGGGATCTAGAATTACCTGCGGATGTCTTAACTACAGATTTAGAGTCTATTGTCAATGATCCATCTGTGGATATTGTCGTGGAGTTAATCGGTGGATTGGAACCGGCGCGATCGCTAATTCTCCAAGCTTTAAACAATGGTAAACACGTCGTTACCGCCAATAAAGCTGCGATCGCGCGTTTTGGTGCAGAAATCTTTACAACTGCCAACCAAGCCGGGGTATATGTGATGTTAGAAGCGGCTGTAGGCGGTGGTATCCCAGTGATTCAACCCCTGAAGCAGTCCTTAAGCGTTAATCGTATTCATACTATTACAGGCATCGTTAACGGTACAACCAACTACATCCTCACCAGGATGCAAACCGAAGGTAGTAACTTCAGCGATGTCTTAGCTGATGCTCAAAGATTAGGTTACGCCGAAGCTGACCCCACGGCTGATGTAGACGGTTTAGACGCAGCCGATAAAATTGCCATCCTGGCATCATTAGGCTTTAATGGACGCATCAATTTAGAAGATGTCTATAGTGAAGGCATTCGGCAAGTTAGTAAGACAGATATTACCTACGCCGAAAAATTGGGATTTGTGATTAAATTATTAGCGATCGCTAAACAATACACACCTTCATCTCCCCTCTCTGTCAGAGTTCATCCCACCTTAGTACCTAAAGCCCATCCGTTAGCTAGTATTAACGGTGTTTATAATGCCATTCTTGTAGAAGGAGAACCCATAGGACAGGTAATGTTTTTTGGCCCCGGTGCAGGTGCGGGTGCAACAGCTAGTGCAGTCACCTCAGATATCTTGAATTTAGTTGCTGTCCTCAAAACCAGTACAACTAACCCCAATCCCTTATTAACCTGTGGACACCAAGATTACTGTGAAATTGCCCCCATCGCAGAACTTGTAACGCGATTTTATGCCCGGTTCCTGACCAAAGACCAACCAGGAGTTGTTGGTAAACTAGGTACTTGCTTTGGCAACTATGGCGTGAGTTTAGAGTCAGTAGTCCAAACAGGCTTTCAGGGAGAACTAGCAGAAATTGTGGTTGTCACCCACGATGTGCGAGAAGGCGATTTTCGGCAAGCCTTGGCAGAAATTCAGAACTTAGAAGCGATCGATAGTATTCCCAGTTTACTGCGCGTCTTGTAAATAGGCTCAACAATTCCCAGGAGACAAGGTAGAACAGCATAAAGTGCAGGGTTCAGGGGGAAGACTTTGGGTAAGTGCGACAATCTTCTCCCTCTTTTTCCCAACTTCCCCACATCCCTTTAATTGCGAAATTATACATAAATGCTATGTATTATAAAGAATAGCCTTTACCTCAAGAACATGGAACCTTTAACTACTGCTGCGATCGCCTACGGCGGGGCGTAGCCCATCGCTCAAATGGCAACCTTAAACCTTCCTGGTGGTGGTATTTTTGATGCTTTAATTGCTCAAGCTGCTTTAAAAGCCAAGGTAGATGTCCTCATGACGCTAAATCCAAGTCACTTTACTCGTTTAGGAAATGCGATCGCTGATATTGTTCAAGTCCCTGAGTAAATGCGTAGACGCGTAGCGGTTTGTATTCCTGAGCCAGTGCGATCGCTCTTAGCGGGCGCTCCGCGCCATCGCCTCCGGCGGGGCGTAGCCCATCACAGCAGCGAGAGAGGGATCGCAATATCTAGCCGTATCCATATCGGTTAGGACAGTCTTAATATCTAAAAACCTTGCACAAACTAGGTTTATACTCAGAAATTTGCTACATGACTGAATCACAAAAAAGCGAGAGAGCGATCGCCTCAATTTATCACTGATAAAAAAAGACGCTCAAAGAGCGCCTTAAAATACATAAATTATAGATTTTGTCAACGGCTACATTGAAGATATTAAGCTTCTGGAATATTTTTGCCGACAACTTGCGATTTGAGAGTTGTGATTTCACTCGTTAGCTCTTTGCGAGTCGAAGCTTTGAGCAAATAGCGGTACACAAACCAAGCAGAGTAGCCAATACCAATCAATTCAAAGGTCGGTGCTACTAAAGGAATATCATTCAAAGAGTCTAATACTGCCAAAAGTACCTTAACCGAAACAATTGCTGCGACAATTAGACCAATGCTAACCAGAGGCTGCTTATATTCATTAAAGAAGCTTCCCAGGTATTCGGGCAGTGTTGCTAAAAAACCAGAAATTTGTTCACCGTATTTTTGCCATTGTTCTTGAGACTGCACAGGAGGCTGGAGTTTGGTAATGGTTCCTGTTTGGTTATTGATATTTGGCACTGCTGCCTCAGATTTGGTTTCTGTGAATTCCGGTTCTTGCATTTTCACTCCTATAAATTTAACAGTTGAGTTTATCTAATCTGTGACAATTACAACCACAAGGCTGTTGATTAGGCAATGCACGAAGGCATCATGTACAACTCGGTTTGATCCACAAAAGGTTTTAGTGTCCTATAACCATAATTGCCTCATCAACTCTACTGCATCAACTACAAGGTAGACAGTCAGCATGAGCAGAGAAGTCAGAAGGCGGCAAGATATCTGAAAATCAGCTCTCTGAGTTATGGATTTTGTGAATCAACTGGAATCCTCAAGTTGTGATTATCCCATGCCTTATCAGGTCAGCTATCTAAAGGTGAGGCACGTTGGCGTAGCCTGCGCTCCGCCCATAGCTCCGGAGCTTGAGAACGGGATTCTGACAAACGTACTCATTCAAGCACAAATCATGCCAAAATCAGACTACCTCACATTTATACAAGTTTAAACGCCGATTTTATCTGATATTAAAGCTATCTTAAGCCGTGTTCGTCAATTAACTCATGGATAATTAATATTAAGCTGTAATTAAAGTTTTTATGTATTATAAGATACTTATTAATCTGCCTGTTTTATGCTGTGAGTCTCTAGCTGAGGACAAGCAGACAAAATTTTTGCCCAATCAGGAAAGTGATTTTTTTTCCAGTTAAATATTTTACCAAGGCAACCAAGGCAGATTTAGGGATAATCTTGCCAATTGCAATTTTTTATCCCTACACCCAGCCTAATTCTGATTTTTATCCGCTAGCTCACCGAAGAGGCAGAGGGGAAGGGGGCGGAGTACAAGCGACCTCTGTGTCTTCTCCCTTGCTCCCTGCTCCCTGCTCCCCTGCTTTTTCTGACTTCCGCGCAGCGGCGGTACTAGTCCCAATCAGGGAACATATCTGCTTCCTCTCCACCAATACCGATTCCAGTGTGATAGATTTCCGCATCAGTGATGATCATATGATCCATTGATGCTCCATATACATTAGAGTCGTAAATTTGAGCGCGAGTCAGATTGGCTCCGTTAAGATTTGCTTGTTTAAAATTAACGTTAGTCAGCATAGCTGACGTTAAGTTTGCACCTTTCAAATTAGCATTAGTTAAATCTGCGCCTTCAAGATTGACTCCTTCAAGGTTAGCTCCAGAGAGATTTGCTCCTCGTAAGTCAGCACCAATTAAATGAGCGCCTCTGAGGTTAACTCCTGATAAATCGCACTGGACACATTCTCTGGTCAAATTTAGCTTTTGTAAGTCCTGGGAATTACCAGCGTTAACTGTGCTATTCACAATTAGGGGAATTGCTAAGGCTAGAGCCGCGAATAGCTGGAGTTTCATATTGTTTTCCCCTTCGTCATTAAACTACATCCGTTCTTTTCCTCACGGTTTTATTATCTCACTAAATGGCTGAAAATTATTGTTTGAAGAGAGAAGAAAATTGTGATCGGCTAGCAATGGTTTTCTGATGCTAGAAGTATTATTGACTATGGTTTGGGGCTATTGGCGACCAATAAAAGCTGCTAAATTTGCCCCATTAAACTAATGTTAAATATTTTGAAGAACTTGTGCCACTTTGCATAGTTGCACATCAAATATTTATCATGATCTTCCTATTACCAAAATGGCACTATACCAGAAATGTTGTTTATAGTTTAAATAACTAAAAAATCTCGCATATACTGATTAACTAAATCAGGCTCTTCTTGCTGTACCCAATGTCCACAATGGGGAATATACTTAATTTTGAAGTCATTCACATAGGCGGCGGTGTCGTAGGTCAGTTCCTTGCCAAGTGCAGTATCGTTTTCGCCCCAAATCATCAGTGTGGGTACAGCCAAAATTCCCCAATTTTTCTGGCGGAATAAGTCGCGAAAAATATTACGATAATAGTTCAACATAGCTGTGGTAGCACCACGTTTAGCAGCAGCGTTTTTATAAGCGTCAATATCTGCTGGAGTGAAAGCGCTTTGATTTACTGCTGTGCCTTGAATAGCCTTTTGAATTGCGTCATAGTCGGAAAATTGTAGGAGTAATTCAGGTAGCCAAGGGAGCTGAAATAAGAAGACGTACCAGCTGCGGAGCAACTGCTGATAAGTGCGTAAGCCTTGGGCAAATTTGGCAGGGTGAGGTAGGTTGAGGATAATTAACCGCTCTACCATTTCGGGGTGAGCATAGGCAAAAGACCAGGCGATCGCACCACCCCAATCATGTCCAACTAAGATACACTTGTCGTATCCTAATCCTTGAATTACCCCCTCCACGTCTTTGACCAATTCATCCATGACATAAGCTGATTGGTCTTTAGGTTTATCACTATCGTTGTAGCCACGTAAATCAAGGGCGACGACTTGAAAATATTGGGCAAATTCGGGGATTTGATGCCGCCAAGAATACCAAAACTCAGGAAACCCATGTAACATCAGCATTAATGGCCCTGACCCTTGGGTGACGTAGTGCAGTTTCACGCCATTGGTCATGATATATTCATGTTTCCCAAAATTCTCTATTACAGACATAATGTTGTATTTTTGCCGATAGGACTTGTGTATATGAGTAATTATGTATAATTTTCTCGTCAAGATATCTGTTAAAGGACTGTTTTGTGTTGTCATTCTCAGTGTATGTCTATGGTCTACACCAGTAACTCTGACTGTCCCAACTTGTGATTACCCACATCTAGGAAATCTCGTGCTAAGTTCCCATCGCACCGGGAAATGAGGTAGGTACAAGATATCAAATATGGATAATTAAAAAATATTTTATCAAGGACAAGACCCGTGGAATCTCAATTGCAGATTGAACAAGTAATCAAGACGCTTCAAGAAGATTTACCAACACTTTTTGAAAAAGATATCAGTTATGACATTTATACGCAGGATATCTACTTTCAAGACCCTGTAAATAAATTTAAATGGAAATTCAACTATCGGATTATATTTTGGACGTTGCGATTTCACGCGCGGCTATTTTTTACGCAAATTTACTTTGACTTGCATGAAGTATCGCAGCCAGCAAAGGATACTATTTTAGCCAAGTGGACAGTTCGCGGAGTTTTGCGTGTTCCCTGGAAAGCCAGTCTATTTTTCAATGGCTATTCGACATATAAACTTAACCAAGACACATTAATCTATGAGCATATCGATACCTGGGATCGTCAGCCTGGGGAAATTTTAAAGCAGTTTTGGCCAAAGGCAGAAACAGTTGATAAATAGAAAGCAAAAGAGGGAGTTTGGCTCCCTCTAAAAATCAGATCATTATTTATTTCAACCTCAGTAAGAAATTACAGCCGTTCCTTGGGTAAGAAGGCAATCGGATCTTTGGCTCCCTTACCTGCTGGGTGGATTTCAAAGTGAGTGTGTGGCCCAGTACTAAAACCAGTGCTACCCATGTCAGCAATTTGTTGCCCTTGGGTCACCTCTTGACCTGCGCGCACTAAAGTCCGGCTATTGTGAGCATAGCGAGTCATCGTGCCATCGGCATGGCGAATCTCCACAAGAATGCCGTAACCACCTCTGTTCCAGCCAGATTTTGCCACTACACCGTCGGCGGCTGCGAAAACTGGTGTGCCAGTGGCGTTAGCAATGTCAATACCCCTGTGCATTCTTCCCCAGCGTCTACCATAGCCGGAGGTAAGTACACCTTTTGCAGGCCACATATAGCTTGTTGTACCTGTTGAAGGGGGGGGTGTATTCGCGTCAATTGGTCTGGGTAAGTATTGTTCCACTGCTGCCAAAGGCGGTAACTGTGGCTGTAATTGTGGAGTAACACGGCTTCCCCGCAAGTTTCCGAGAGTGTCAGAGATGTCAGCACCTCTGGCAGATGTGACTGTTCTCGGACCAGATGCACGGAGACTGGAGGAAAACTCTGGATTGATTGGCTCGTTGGCACGAGGATTACGGATTTGAGAATTAGCCGATTGACCATAGCCAGGTAAATTCAGGCTGGGAACACGAATGGGAATCGACGCATTGTTTTGTCCGGAAGCAGGTTGAGAAGCCGTGGCATTATTTGGCTTAACAACAGGAATTGCTATGGGAGCTTTTTCACGTTCATTCGCGGCAGGCCTGATTGTATTCCCCGACTGTTGCTGACGATATTCCTCGCGTAATCTCTGGATTTCCGCTTCTGGACTATTTCTTTGAACAACGGCAGTGGCTATGGGAGCTGTTTCACGTTCATTCGCCAATGTCCTGATTCCATTCCCAGATTCTTGGCTGCGATATTTCTCCTGTAATTTCCGGATTTCCGCGTGTAGGCTGTTTGTTTGAGCAACGGCAGTCGGTACAGCAGCTGGCTCTGGTTCAGTAGCGGCGGGCCTGGTTGCAATCCCAGACTGCTGGTTGCGGGGTTTCTCCTGTAATCTCTGGATATCTCCACGTAAGACGCGCAGACCTTCGTTATCTTTTGTGCTTACCGCTGGCTCTGTGGATTTTTGAGCCTGCTGGATTTCGGCAAAAATTGGTGGTATTGGTGTATCACCACCTAGTCCCAGTGTATTAGGACTAGTAGATTCGCTCTCTGTGGCTATAACAGTATTTACCTGTATCTGGTTATTCGCAGTTACTGGTGTGGGGATAGTTAAACTGTTGTTATTCCCAGATGATGGCAACTGTGATGAAGCAGCAGGGAGATTGGGGTAGTTATTAGCAGTGTTCACCGAGTAGTTGACTAGCTGTGGCGGACTACTGGAATAGCCGCTATTGGAGTTCACTACCACTGGGATGGGAATACCTGTTGAGCGATTAACCTGAGTCACAGGAATAATCAGTCTTTGGCTAATTTTAAGTTGATTCGGATTGCTAAGATGATTTGCCTTGACTAGTTCTGATATAGAAATATTGTATCTACTCGCGATCGCCGCTAGTGTGTCTCCAGGTTTAACCTCGTAACCTGTATTACCAGAGAAGGCCACCATTTGCGGTGTAGCTGCTACGGGTATTGTTAAGGCTTCCGGGTTTGACTCACTGGTTTGTGATCTTTGTTTTAACCTCGATACTAAACCTTCTGTGTTGTCATTGTGGAAAGTTGATGACTCTTCTACTACCGTTGGACTGGCGCTGATTTCTGGCGCTGTTTGTGTCGTTTTCGGCTGTGTTAGAGCTATGTCATTTTTTGATAAAACTTGGGTCTCCTCAGACCGCAACTCCGCCAGACTGTTTCTTAAACGGTTCGATTTTTCTTGTAAGCGATTTAGTGCAAATTCCTGCTGCGCCTTCAGTTGAGCGTTCATTTCACCACTGGGATCTGTGGTTTCCCGTGCCTGTGGTTGTGGTTCGCTGGTTAGATACGCAGTTGGTTCGTCAGTTTCATTAGTAACGCTATCAGCACTGGACAGTTTTTGTACTGTCTCATTTGACTCGATTCCTGTTGACAATCCCTGTGATACTGGGGATTGTAAATACAAGGAAGTTTTGTGAGATTCTGATGTCGGAGCCGGAATTTGCACAGACATTCCACTTGCCGCAACTTGCCATTTAGCTTCAAGCCCTTGTAACTGTGAAATTGCTGTTGGTTCCACGATGACAGAATTTTCTGGCAAGCTGGCTAATAAGACTGTTTGAGTCTCTAGCTTTGTGGAAGCAAATTTCACTGTATTGTCAGAAGCCGCAGGAATTGTTGTGGCTGCCTTTTGGTTACCAACAGGAGCGGCTGCTTGGGCTTGATCGCTTTGTCGAGTCACCAAAAGGCTCGTTGCTCCCATTGAGATAGCCAAACCAATCATGGCGGCTTGTGTCCGCGCCCGGCGGTTAACCTTGGGATTAACTACAATATTTAGGGGTTCTAGGTGTTCCACTAGGGCATCATCACTGCTGGGGGTATTTTTCAGCACAGCCTTTTCTCTTTTTTTCAATGCTCGTTTCAAAGACGACCTCCTATGATCACTAGCGCTTAACTGATCTCGATTTTTCAGTCGGATACTAGTCCATGATTTAGATCACATCGAATGATAGATCAAGATCACTTTCACCAGAGATACTTACGCAAGATTAACTTGCTTCTCTGATTTAGACAAGTTCACACATGGAATGCAAAACTTCAAAATTGCTGTGCTTACTTGTCCCGTTCACTCCTACACACCATAGAACGTTTGCTTTTGATCTTTGTCTTCACTTCTTGTGCAACGGTTGCTAGGACTGAAGAATAATTATATATTCACCAAGCCCATTGCGGCTGTCAACAATAGGTAAGTTTGACTTCAGGAAAAGCTCTGCCCTCTGCTGTAGATATATTCAAGGTTTTTCTACTCGATCCGCCTTACCAACACGAGACCTTACGTTGATTCAGCCCTAAAAATCAACCGTACAAACTTATCACTACTTTTGTCCTCCTGGAAATTACCTATTCCCCAAAAATAGCTCAAATACATGACGAGAAAAGGTTTGACTATTTTTATTTTCCTAGTCACGCCGACTTAAGTTCATCAAAATTTATCATCCAAATTCGGTATACGCTCGAATTTGATATACAAATTTCTTATATTAATCCGCTTGTTGTGGTGTGTGTTGCACACTAAAACTAGGGTTATCAGATATTTATGTATAAATTATCATGATATTTTTTGCCTACTGAGAGTGATTGTTGGGGAGAAAATCACAATCTGGGATGATTCTTGGCGATTTAGTCAGTATTATTACTTGCCGAGTATCTGTCCATAATTACAGTAAATAACCCAACTGACGACGGGCTTCAAACAAACTTACGGCGACACTTACCGAAAGATTCAAGCTGCGAACATGAGGCTGTGCCATCGGAATATAAACGGTAGCATCACAATCTGAGAGAATTGTTGATGGTAAACCTGTGGTTTCACTACCAAAAAGCAACCAATCGTCGGCTTGAAATTCAAAGCTGGTGTAATTAAAATTACCCCTGACAGTGAAGCCTAAGCACCTACCTCCACGTTCTTGATGTGTGGCTTGAAAGGCTTCTAGGGATTCGTGATAATGCAGCTTGACATAAGGCCAGTAATCTAACCCGGCTCTTTTGAGGTAGCGATCGCTAATTTCAAACCCCAAAGGTGCTACTAAATGTAATTCTGTACCCGTAGCGGCACAAGTACGCGCAATATTGCCTGTGTTTGGGGGTATTTGCGGATAAACTAAAACGACCTGGGGCATTGTCTGTAAAAATACTTAATTGTGTAATTATATACTAAAAAGATACTTTTCTATCTAATGATCGAGTCCATTCATAGGTTTTATTAATAAATATCAAATCATACCTAAAGATTAAATTTTTTAAACAAAAGATAATTTTTTTTAAACCTGCGCTAGCACATATTTTGGCTTTCATCAAGCATAAAGAATTTTTGGGAGAGAAAAGATTTTTGGGGTTTCTCTCGCCAAATCTATTCTGGGGATGAAAACAGAAAATTTAAACTACCAGAGGCGAACACAATTTATTTTCAAGTTCAACTTCCCGTTCTTCAGTCGCCACAATAGCCTGAGTGATCACGCGCTGGGAGTCAAAACCGACTGCGTGGAGTTGTAACCACTGTTGGGCTTCGTTACCTCCGCGGAGAATTTTCTGCAAAGGAGAAAGAAAACAGCTAAAACCATGTTGTTTAGCGATCGCCCAAACTTGTTCATATAGTTCAGCAATCCAATCTCTAGCGATAATAGTTCTGCCATCTTGCCAATGTTGTAATTCAGCATCGAGACTAGCAGTAGCTGCGGCGGCTTCGTTCCTGGCGGTGATAGCAAGCAGTTCTTCCGGGGAAAAAGTGCTTTGAGTTAACGGATCGAGATCAGGGTTGGCGATTAACTGCAACAAACGCGCTTCTAGGAAGGCTGCAATGGCTAATAAAGCAATGGGATCGGTAACTAAGTCACAAATGCGTAATTCCAGGCGATTCAGGTCATGAGGACGGCGATCGCCATTTGGTCTTACCGATGTCCACAAATGCCGCACATTTTGCATGGTTCCAGCAGCTATCTGTGATTCCACCCATTGGATATGATGGGCGTGGCTGGTAAATAAGGGAACATGGGCGGGCGTTTGCGGAAACACAGCCCAACGACTGGAATGATAACCCGTAGCATTGCCATCCAGGAAGGGAGATGAGGCACTCAAGGCGAGGAATAAAGGCGCTTCTAACCGAATTAGCCGACAAGCCCGCATTAATATTTCTGGATCACTGATGCCGATATTAATATGAACGCTGGCCGTAACTACTTTTGTCCCGTAGGTATTTTCAATGTAGTCATGATAGGGGCTACTGGGGTCAGAACGAAAAAAGCGATCGCTGCCACCCAAAGACAAAGTACTACCAGGAATCAAAGTGTAATTGCCTAAACTCTGGAGATAGTTGCGTAACTGTCGGCGGGGACGTAGCAAAGCACACAATAACTGTTCATAATTATTCAGTGGTGCTGTGATGTATTCCACATTGCGGCTATCTGGTTCCCGCACAAACCCATCCAAAGAGTCCACAATTTTGTCGGAGAGACCGACTATTTCACCTTGAGGCGTACCAGTATACATCTCAATCTCGAAGCCTTTTAATAGAACCACTTTGTTCTCCTCGCCTCTCCTAATCTAAGAATTGTATCGAATTAGACGAATTTCTGCATCTACATTTAAATTAACTTAAAATTTAGAATTATTTAACAATTAAGTTTTTCCGAGCATCGAATAACATATATATTGTAAAATTACAAGTATTGATAGGATGAAATATTTCTCAAGTTTTCGGTTTCTTTTTTTTGGGAGATGAACTTTGTCCCATGATAAACTTATCCGGTGAATCGTTCTCCTGAGCAATATTGAGACGGATAAATTCCGCCCATACTTGCTGACTAAGTAAGTTTAAAGCAGTTTCAGGTTTGTGAGATGCGATCGCATTGATAACTTTCCGCCATCCCTGCTGTAACGACTCCATAAAAGCTTCCTCCCCGGAAAATTGACTCAGCAAAGAAAATGCAGTTGGTAAATTTATGGAATCATCTAGTATTTTTTGTGACGTTAAATCGTGAAGTAGAATATTTAACCACACTGGGAGAAGTTCCCACCATTTGCTTTGTTGTATCTCCTTGAGTGCGATATTTTGCATATTTAGCGCCCCCCAAACACACAAAGATTCTACAGCCATTTGAAAATCATGGTTTTCTAAAGCAAAATTCCATTGTGTTTGGGCATAATTTTGGCAACGATGAGCCAGAAACTGATATGATTCTGCAACTTGCTGAGGAATAGTAACTTGATAGACAGACTCACCCTGTGGTAAATTTTCACCACCACAAGAAATCCAGTCATAAAATCCATAAAAATGAATTTCTTGATCAACTATAATTTCTTTAACATGGGAATTTCCCAGCCAGAAAACCTGTACAGATGGTAAACCATGAGGCGTTTTGATAGCGTGGAGTTTTTTTGCTACTTCTGGTGATATAGAGATTTCCACATCTGCTTCTTTTAGTGAAACTCCATATCCAATTAAAATCCACACTCCACGATTAGCCAATTTTTGCAACAGCGTTAAAAATTCTTCATTAATAACAGCTTTATTCAACGAAGGAGAGTAGATGAGAATTTGACGTTTTGCCGAATTTAAACTTTCTCGAAAAGTGGGAGTAATTTCCGCATCGCGTAACTTTAAAGCTCCTTGGCTAAGTTTTTCCAGTCTAGATTCTATTTCTATATTTTTATGATTAAGAGTAGCTTCACGCTCCAAATTGATAGCTTCATTGGATAATTTGCATAAAGTTTGCCAAGGTATTTTACCTTTACTTTGCAGCACGTCCATTCGTTTTGATGCTGACTCTAAAATTTGCTTACCGCTTCTGATTTCGATACTCAATTTATTTTCCCCAGCATCGAAAACCACAAACAAAGATATATTTTTCCAAATGATTTGCGCCGGGGCTAAAACTTTACAGCTAGTAACAATTTTCCCCAATTCTGGGACATGAAAATCTAAACCTGACAACTGAATACATTTCTGTAATTTCTCAATTGATAAAGCAGATATATCATTAATTTTTCGCGCAATTTTGATAAATTCAGCTAAATCAGGTAAAGTTAAAGAAGCATCATTTAATGGTTCAGCATGAAATATCAGCTTGCCGTCTAAAGCATCGGAAACAGCATATATTTGGATAGGATATGGCAGTTGTGGTACAGAACCCTTAGCGTAAAAATCACGCCCTTCATCTGTAACTGTAATTGGCGATGTTGCGGATAAAGTTTGTAATGCTTGCAGATTTGCAGTGGTACTGCGGACAAATATCGGGTCAAGTCCCAATATAGATGCTAATTGATCTTCAGTGGGTGGAGGTGTAAATTCAATTCCAGCGCGGATAATAAATTCTTCGAGGACGTTAAATTCGCGCGGTTCCCGAATAGACAATTCTACAGGAGTTTGATGTAAACTATAGCGAAATTCCCGTGCGGCTAAAACTGATAATTCAGGATTTTTGGCGGTAATTTCCTCTACTAAATTTATGAGTTTGTTGTCAATAGGTTTAGCCGCAGCAGCGAGAAACATCAACGAAACCTCCTTGACTATCGACAGTACGAGAAATCTCTAAATACATATCTCCAACTTTTCCGCCTTGGCGGGTAAATAAGTCGTGACAACCCACAATTACCAGTAATTCCTGGGCGCGAGAAAAAGCCACATTCACCCGTTCTGGTTTCTTTGCAAAACCGACATCGCCTTGATGATTATTCCTCACCATACTCACAATTACCACTGCGCGTTCCATTCCTTGAAATCTATCAACTGTACCCGTGCGAATTTCCAATGAAGGAAAAAGTTCAGATTGTAACCGGTCATCAATTTTTCTCAGTTGCGCGCCATAGAATGTAATTACCGCAATTTCCTTTTTAGGTTCCCCATTAGCAACTTTAGCAGCCCAAGTATCCTCGAATTGCTGACATAGGTTTTCAATGACATCAATTTCACGCAGATTAGAAAAGGAAGTATTTTCCCGTTCTTCTTGAAATTTATCTTCTCTGGGCATTTTCACCCAAACAAGATGATGATTTTTTTGAATAATTTCCCCTGTCAAATTATGGGCGCGTTGGGTGTCAGGTTCTAAAAGTCCACATTCTAATTTACCATGATAAAACTGATTGATTGCTCCCATAATAAAGGGGTGCATTCTATATTGTGTATTCAGCATTTGTTTGACGCTTTTATCAGCAGCTTCAAACTGAATTTTAAATAATGATTCTTCTAAAAATTGCAATTCTGATTTGGTACTTCCAAGTGATTGGGCAACTTCTTCCACTGTGCTAGTATCCAGCATGGGTGGTAATTGTCGATGGTCACCTACCAAGACTAACTTTTTGCCTTTTAAAGCGGGGATAAGTAACTCTGGTGGAGTACACTTACTTACTTCATCGATGATGACGACATCAAAGGCTTTAAATTCTTGGGAAAAATTATAATTTGCAGCTTGTACACAAGTAATTCCAACGACGTTAGCATTATCTAAATAAATCCGTCTTAAATCGTTGCGATCGCGTTCTGATGGATTTTTGACTTTGGCGATCCAATCTTTGGTAAAATCTTGGTAGCGGCTGAGATAATTTTCCTCTTCAGTCAGTTGATTTTGC from Nodularia sp. LEGE 06071 encodes the following:
- a CDS encoding peptidoglycan DD-metalloendopeptidase family protein; the encoded protein is MKRALKKREKAVLKNTPSSDDALVEHLEPLNIVVNPKVNRRARTQAAMIGLAISMGATSLLVTRQSDQAQAAAPVGNQKAATTIPAASDNTVKFASTKLETQTVLLASLPENSVIVEPTAISQLQGLEAKWQVAASGMSVQIPAPTSESHKTSLYLQSPVSQGLSTGIESNETVQKLSSADSVTNETDEPTAYLTSEPQPQARETTDPSGEMNAQLKAQQEFALNRLQEKSNRLRNSLAELRSEETQVLSKNDIALTQPKTTQTAPEISASPTVVEESSTFHNDNTEGLVSRLKQRSQTSESNPEALTIPVAATPQMVAFSGNTGYEVKPGDTLAAIASRYNISISELVKANHLSNPNQLKISQRLIIPVTQVNRSTGIPIPVVVNSNSGYSSSPPQLVNYSVNTANNYPNLPAASSQLPSSGNNNSLTIPTPVTANNQIQVNTVIATESESTSPNTLGLGGDTPIPPIFAEIQQAQKSTEPAVSTKDNEGLRVLRGDIQRLQEKPRNQQSGIATRPAATEPEPAAVPTAVAQTNSLHAEIRKLQEKYRSQESGNGIRTLANERETAPIATAVVQRNSPEAEIQRLREEYRQQQSGNTIRPAANEREKAPIAIPVVKPNNATASQPASGQNNASIPIRVPSLNLPGYGQSANSQIRNPRANEPINPEFSSSLRASGPRTVTSARGADISDTLGNLRGSRVTPQLQPQLPPLAAVEQYLPRPIDANTPPPSTGTTSYMWPAKGVLTSGYGRRWGRMHRGIDIANATGTPVFAAADGVVAKSGWNRGGYGILVEIRHADGTMTRYAHNSRTLVRAGQEVTQGQQIADMGSTGFSTGPHTHFEIHPAGKGAKDPIAFLPKERL
- the gshA gene encoding glutamate--cysteine ligase gives rise to the protein MVLLKGFEIEMYTGTPQGEIVGLSDKIVDSLDGFVREPDSRNVEYITAPLNNYEQLLCALLRPRRQLRNYLQSLGNYTLIPGSTLSLGGSDRFFRSDPSSPYHDYIENTYGTKVVTASVHINIGISDPEILMRACRLIRLEAPLFLALSASSPFLDGNATGYHSSRWAVFPQTPAHVPLFTSHAHHIQWVESQIAAGTMQNVRHLWTSVRPNGDRRPHDLNRLELRICDLVTDPIALLAIAAFLEARLLQLIANPDLDPLTQSTFSPEELLAITARNEAAAATASLDAELQHWQDGRTIIARDWIAELYEQVWAIAKQHGFSCFLSPLQKILRGGNEAQQWLQLHAVGFDSQRVITQAIVATEEREVELENKLCSPLVV
- the trmL gene encoding tRNA (uridine(34)/cytosine(34)/5-carboxymethylaminomethyluridine(34)-2'-O)-methyltransferase TrmL, which codes for MPQVVLVYPQIPPNTGNIARTCAATGTELHLVAPLGFEISDRYLKRAGLDYWPYVKLHYHESLEAFQATHQERGGRCLGFTVRGNFNYTSFEFQADDWLLFGSETTGLPSTILSDCDATVYIPMAQPHVRSLNLSVSVAVSLFEARRQLGYLL